A genome region from Salvia splendens isolate huo1 chromosome 19, SspV2, whole genome shotgun sequence includes the following:
- the LOC121779418 gene encoding U2 small nuclear ribonucleoprotein A'-like codes for MVRFTADLIWKSPHFFNAVRERELDLRGNKIPVIENVGATEDQFDTVDLSDNEIVKLENFPLMNRLGTLLLNNNRITRITPNLGEFLPKLHTLVLTNNRLTNLAEIDPLASLPKLQFLSLLDNNITKKPNYRLYVIHKLKSLRVLDFKKVKQKERAEAKILFASEEAEEEVKRQSAKIVPAETPSAHESAREQQTAKPAAPTPEQILAIKAAIVNSQTLEEVARLEQALKSGQLPAEFNISDGGNAPNDEATEQEDNMITDEKEANNEPKESESEEKKDKPSEMEEE; via the exons ATGGTGAGATTCACTGCGGATTTGATCTGGAAAAGCCCCCATTTCTTCAATGCCGTTCGCGAGCGAGAACTCGATCTCCgag GGAACAAAATTCCTGTTATAGAGAACGTTGGTGCTACTGAG GACCAATTCGACACCGTTGATTTATCTGATAATGAGATTGTCAAGCTTGAGAACTTCCCTCTCATGAATCGCCTAGGAACCTTGTTATTGAACAATAACCGAATCACTCGCATCACTCCTAACCTTGGAG AGTTTTTGCCGAAACTGCACACCTTGGTCCTCACCAACAATAGGTTAACTAACTTGGCTGAGATCGATCCTCTTGCATCACTTCCCAAGCTGCAGTTCCTTAGTCTGCTTGACAACAATATTACGAAAAAACCCAATTACCGTCTGTATGTTATCCACAAGTTGAAGTCCTTGCGTGTTCTGGACTTCAAGAAAGTAAAACAAAAG GAGCGTGCTGAAGCCAAAATTTTATTTGCATCAGAAGAGGCTGAAGAAGAGGTTAAAAGGCAATCTGCAAAGATTGTACCTGCTGAGACTCCTAGTGCCCACGAATCTGCAAGGGAGCAACAGACAGCTAAACCAGCTGCACCTACACCAGAACAAATTTTGGCTATTAAG GCTGCCATTGTGAATTCACAAACTCTTGAAGAGGTGGCAAGACTGGAACAG GCACTAAAATCAGGACAGCTTCCAGCTGAGTTCAACATCAGTGATGGTGGCAATGCACCCAACGATGAGGCTACTGAACAGGAGGATAATATGATCACAGATGAAAAAGAAGCAAATAATGAACCTAAAGAAAGTGAGTCTGAAGAAAAGAAAGACAAGCCATCAGAAATGGAAGAG GAATAA
- the LOC121779802 gene encoding chaperone protein ClpD, chloroplastic-like: protein MEVSCSPPLSVNSVLNSGPIRRVSASAAHRRRHKLVAFPPNCPPPASCATAASSACSTSTSTSTSSSSSYFGLSLAQNCGFNRNNAGALKKTRRRSFFVVSGIFEKFTERSIKAVMFSQREAKAMGKDMVYTQHLLLGLVAEDRASGGFLGSGITVDAARAAVRSLWEEDNHNDGSLQQSETSATDVPFSASTKRVFEAAVDYSRTMGYNYIAPEHIAVGLFTIDDGNANRVLKRLGVNVNHLAKAAVSRLQGELAKEGREPASTASKKLQGNIFPEKNNQSKSPERETEKKALDLFCVDLTARASQGSIDPVIGRDTEVQRVIQILCRRTKSNPILLGEAGVGKTAIAEGLALNIANGTVPILLMEKRILSLDIGLLIAGAKERGELEGRVSMLIKEIKQSGNIILFIDEVHTLIGSGTVGRGNKGSGLDIANLLKPSLGRSEFQCIASTTMDEFRLHFEKDKALARRFQPVLINEPSQVDAVQILMGLREKYESHHKCVYTLEAINAAVHLSARYIPDRHLPDKAIDLIDEAGSRARMKASKRKKEERTSVLSKSPSDYWQEIRTVQAMHEASLATTVAENDDSSSLDENGRHIYNPSLVSSSSDDEITVVGPEDIASVASFWSGIPVNKLTADERMLLVGLDEQLKKRVVGQDEAVAAICRAVKRSRVGLKDPDRPIAAMLFCGPTGVGKTELTKALAASYFGSESAMLRLDMSEYMERHTVSKLIGSPPGYVGYGEGGTLTEAIRKRPFTVVLLDEIEKAHPDIFNILLQLFEDGHLTDSQGRRVSFKNALVVMTSNVGSAAIAKGRHNSFGFFTNEDESASYAGLKALLMEELKGYFRPELLNRIDEVVVFRPLEKPQLLEILDIMVLEVKDRLASLEIGLEVSEAIMELICEQGYDRSYGARPLRRAVTLIIEDLVSESLLSDEYKAGDIAVIDVDSSGNPVVTNKSNRIELSDRSSKL from the exons atggAGGTGTCGTGTTCACCGCCGCTCTCCGTCAACTCCGTGCTCAATTCCGGTCCGATCCGCCGTGTTTCTGCATCCGCCGCGCACCGCCGTCGCCATAAACTAGTAGCGTTTCCCCCTAATTGTCCTCCACCTGCCTCCTGTGCTACCGCCGCTTCTAGTGCTTGCAGCACCAGCACCAGCACCAGCACcagctcttcttcttcttatttcGGACTCTCGCTTGCTCAAAATTGCGGATTCAATCGGAATAACGCAGGTGCTCTGAAGAAGACAAGGAGGCGCTCGTTTTTCGTGGTTTCAGGAATCTTCGAGAAGTTTACGGAGAGATCGATCAAGGCGGTGATGTTCTCGCAGCGAGAAGCCAAGGCTATGGGCAAGGACATGGTTTACACGCAGCACCTGTTGCTAGGCCTCGTTGCTGAGGATCGCGCCTCCGGTGGATTCCTCGGATCTGGCATTACCGTTGATGCTGCACGAGCTGCTGTGCGGAGTTTGTGGGAGGAAGATAATCACAACGACGGGAGTTTGCAGCAGTCGGAGACTTCAGCTACGGATGTGCCATTTTCTGCTAGCACGAAGCGCGTGTTTGAGGCTGCGGTTGACTACTCCAGGACTATGGGGTATAATTACATAGCACCGGAGCATATCGCTGTTGGATTGTTCACTATCGATGATGGCAATGCTAATCGTGTGCTTAAGAG ATTAGGTGTCAATGTAAACCATTTGGCAAAAGCGGCAGTCTCCAGACTTCAAGGAGAGCTTGCCAAAGAGGGAAGAGAACCAGCTTCCACTGCATCCAAAAAGTTACAGGGAAATATCTTTCCTGAGAAAAACAACCAGTCGAAATCCCCTGAAAGAGAAACAG AGAAAAAAGCTCTTGACCTATTCTGTGTGGATCTTACTGCCCGTGCTAGCCAGGGATCCATTGATCCTGTAATTGGTCGAGATACTGAAGTACAGAGGGTCATTCAAATTCTTTGCCGAAGGACCAAGAGTAATCCAATTCTTCTTGGTGAAGCTGGGGTTGGAAAGACAGCTATTGCAGAAGGACTGGCTCTAAATATTGCTAATGGGACTGTTCCCATCCTTCTAATG GAAAAGCGTATATTATCTTTGGATATAGGTCTCCTGATAGCAGGTGCAAAGGAGAGGGGAGAGTTAGAGGGACGTGTGTCCATGTTAATAAAAGAGATTAAACAGTCAG gaaatataattttgtttattgatgAGGTCCACACGCTTATTGGTTCTGGCACAGTTGGACGGGGAAATAAGGGTTCTGGTCTGGATATAGCCAATCTATTAAAGCCATCACTTGGACGGAGTGAATTTCAG TGTATCGCATCCACAACTATGGATGAATTCCGCTTGCATTTTGAGAAGGATAAAGCATTGGCACGGAGATTCCAACCTGTTTTGATTAATGAACCGAGTCAG GTCGATGCTGTTCAGATACTGATGGGCTTGCGTGAAAAATATGAGTCCCACCACAAATGTGTATACACTTTGGAGGCCATTAATGCTGCTGTACATCTGTCTGCTAGATATATTCCAGATAGACATCTTCCTGATAAAGCTATTGATCTTATTGATGAGGCTGGAAGTAGAGCTCGAATGAAAGCATCCAAGCGCAAAAAGGAAGAGCGGACTTCTGTACTTTCAAAGTCACCTAGTGATTATTGGCAAGAAATTAGAACAGTGCAGGCCATGCATGAAGCA TCACTGGCAACAACAGTGGCAGAAAATGATGACAGCTCAAGCTTGGATGAGAATGGAAGACATATTTATAATCCGTCTTTGGTGTCCTCTTCCTCAGATGATGA AATTACAGTGGTTGGGCCTGAGGATATAGCTTCTGTTGCCTCATTCTGGTCGGGAATCCCAGTTAACAAACTAACAGCTGATGAAAGAATGCTTCTGGTGGGCCTTGATGAGCAGCTGAAGAAAAGAGTTGTTGGTCAAGATGAGGCTGTCGCTGCTATTTGTCGGGCTGTGAAAAGATCCCGTGTAGGCCTGAAGGACCCAGATAGACCAATTGCTGCAATGCTCTTCTGTGGCCCTACTGGTGTTGGGAAAACTGAACTCACTAAAGCTTTGGCAGCAAGTTATTTTGGATCT GAGTCTGCCATGCTAAGATTGGACATGAGTGAATATATGGAGCGGCATACTGTAAGCAAGCTGATCGGATCTCCTCCTGGCTATGTCGGTTATGGAGAAGGAGGCACTCTAACTGAAGCTATAAGAAAGCGGCCATTCACCGTTGTGCTGTTGGATGAGATTGAGAAAGCTCACCCAGATATATTCAACATCTTGCTACAATTGTTTGAAGATGGTCACCTAACAGACTCTCAG GGTCGAAGAGTATCATTCAAAAATGCACTGGTAGTAATGACTTCCAACGTGGGATCTGCTGCCATTGCTAAGGGCAGACACAACTCCTTTGGTTTTTTTACCAATGAAGATGAGTCAGCATCATATGCTGGGCTGAAAGCATTGCTGATGGAAGAGCTAAAGGGTTATTTCCGCCCAGAATTACTAAACAGAATAGACGAAGTAGTGGTGTTTCGTCCTCTTGAGAAACCTCAG TTGCTTGAAATATTGGATATAATGGTACTTGAAGTTAAAGATCGTCTGGCATCTTTGGAAATCGGTCTGGAGGTATCAGAAGCGATTATGGAGTTGATATGCGAACAAGGCTATGACCGGAGCTATGGGGCTCGGCCTCTCAGAAGAGCAGTCACACTTATAATTGAAGATCTGGTAAGTGAATCTCTACTTTCTGATGAATACAAGGCTGGTGACATTGCTGTAATCGATGTCGATAGTTCTGGGAATCCGGTCGTCACCAACAAATCAAATAGGATCGAATTATCCGATAGGAGCTCCAAATTATAA
- the LOC121778858 gene encoding protein FRIGIDA-like: MPMILTVTAPAEDGVPALQALTPPDYDALPHSPNLKTLPPPFLDSIAELKHLSAAMAAFLRCYDDLHRHLQSINASISAMLPPEHPHISQPFPQKPQAPAEKITEKIPSKSELEGLCKAMCSRGVRKYLLSHLSDLPMLKDQVPNALRQAPNPWKFVLECLGKFFLQGSKAFTRNSPMIPAREASIFVLECFLLMMGLGVAGESDNGILDIGKADKEEADTAAVAWWKRLMTEGGLARANQIDARGLLLFVACFGVPAVFRVEDMRDLVIVGNAKEIVHVLQKSHLLMSKISEIVEEMMTKKMEVDAVDIVYTFGLEERFNPYTILISFLQESNETWKKSKKGPQGSPATLNAANKKQLDILKSIRRCLERHSIDPAKLLPGWQINEKIVNLEKDITEFDRKSEVDKASQKRKSSEMETPKVQDVKRVRHVNHGAQQQKASAHVDSRRGLLDNRHSNRVNSYAAPAVMYGGPGAGLLPESMIPSGVGATSHGGMLPTYAHQEPVLADPTGQLINRGTHPYMWHRDSAIHERYTSQPPPTGLGFTSLYRASSSVDSFPGNTTSLVGHGNRGSTSDLYQFADSIAECELHPSSVPRSGVSGSSVVPSHLASYFYQA, encoded by the exons ATGCCAATGATCTTAACCGTTACAGCGCCGGCGGAGGACGGTGTCCCTGCATTACAAGCCCTCACACCGCCGGACTATGACGCCCTTCCTCATTCTCCAAACCTAAAAACCCTCCCTCCGCccttcctcgactcaattgccGAACTGAAACACCTCTCCGCCGCGATGGCCGCCTTCCTCCGGTGCTACGATGACCTCCACCGCCACCTCCAATCCATCAACGCCTCTATCTCTGCAATGCTGCCGCCAGAACACCCTCACATTTCCCAACCTTTCCCGCAGAAACCCCAAGCTCCAGCGGAGAAAATCACGGAAAAAATCCCCTCGAAATCAGAGCTCGAGGGCCTCTGCAAAGCGATGTGCAGCCGCGGCGTCCGGAAATATCTGCTCTCTCATCTGTCTGATCTCCCAATGCTGAAGGATCAAGTGCCGAACGCGTTGAGGCAGGCGCCAAACCCTTGGAAGTTTGTTTTGGAGTGTTTGGGTAAATTCTTTTTGCAGGGGAGTAAGGCCTTCACTAGGAACTCCCCGATGATCCCTGCTCGCGAGGCATCTATTTTCGTGTTGGAGTGCTTCTTGTTGATGATGGGATTGGGTGTTGCCGGTGAGAGCGATAATGGGATCTTGGACATTGGGAAGGCGGACAAGGAGGAGGCGGATACTGCAGCCGTGGCGTGGTGGAAGAGGTTGATGACCGAAGGCGGTTTGGCCAGGGCTAATCAGATCGATGCGCGGGGGCTTTTGCTGTTTGTTGCGTGTTTTGGGGTACCGGCTGTGTTTCGTGTTGAGGATATGCGGGATTTGGTGATTGTGGGGAATGCCAAGGAGATTGTCCATGTGTTGCAGAAGTCTCATTTGCTTATGAGTAAAATTTCGG AGATAGTAGAGGAGATGATGACGAAGAAAATGGAAGTAGATGCTGTTGATATTGTTTATACATTTGGCCTTGAAGAGAGGTTTAATCCAtacacaattttaatttcatttctacAAGAATCTAATGAAACTTGGAAAAAGTCAAAAAAGGGACCACAGGGTTCACCAGCTACACTT AATGCAGCAAATAAGAAGCAGTTGGATATTCTGAAATCTATCAGGAGGTGTTTGGAAAGGCACAGCATTGATCCTGCAAAGCTTCTTCCCGGATGGCAAATCAATGAAAAAATTGTAAATCTAGAAAAAGACATCACTGAATTTGATAGGAAATCGGAAGTAGACAAAGCATCTCAGAAAAGAAAATCGAGTGAAATGGAGACGCCAAAAGTCCAAGATGTGAAACGTGTGCGCCATGTTAACCATGGTGCACAGCAGCAGAAAGCTAGTGCTCATGTTGATAGCAGAAGGGGTTTGTTGGATAACAGACATTCTAACCGTGTCAATAGTTATGCTGCTCCAGCTGTGATGTACGGAGGACCTGGTGCAGGGTTACTACCAGAAAGTATGATTCCGTCTGGAGTTGGGGCTACGAGCCATGGTGGCATGCTTCCGACATATGCTCATCAGGAGCCAGTTTTGGCTGATCCAACAGGTCAGCTTATAAACCGTGGCACTCATCCCTACATGTGGCATCGGGATTCAGCCATACACGAAAGGTATACTAGCCAACCTCCACCTACAGGGCTAGGGTTCACTTCCTTATACAGGGCATCATCATCCGTTGACAGCTTCCCAGGGAATACTACCTCATTAGTAGGTCATGGAAATCGGGGTTCTACGTCTGATCTATATCAGTTTGCTGATTCTATAGCAGAGTGTGAATTGCATCCGAGTAGTGTTCCCCGGAGTGGTGTGTCTGGTTCTAGTGTTGTACCGTCTCATCTTGCATCATATTTTTACCAAGCTTAG